In the genome of Thermoproteus tenax Kra 1, the window AGCCTCATAGGCTGATCTTCAAAATAGCGCTGAGGAGACTCGGCGTAGCTCCCAGCGAGACTATTATGGTGGGAGATGACGACGTAGATCTAGGCGCAAGAGCTCTCGGCATACTCACTGTGATAGTCGGCGGGAGAGTTGCCGGAGATCTGAACTTCAGAGACTTAGAGGAGCTGAGGCGTTGGCTGGAGGAGCGCGCGGAGCCATAGCGTACGCCGAGGTACACGCCATAGGTGCTTTTTAACTCCAAGTTTAGCTACTCTTGTGAACGATCATAAAGACATAATGGAGTGCCGCTCTTGGCACTGCGACGTCCTAAGGCGGCCCGGCTCGTGCTCTGAGGAAGAATTCGACGTATTGATAATAGGCGCAGGCATCGGAGGATTGGCGGCAGCCCGCGAGCTGTCCCGCTATGACCTCAAAGTGGGTATAGTCAACGAGGGCCCTCTGGGTGGTCACCACGCTCTGGACCGCCAACCCACTGTGACCGACGAGACTGCTGCATCCATTGTGGAGAGATACCGCACTGAGGACGTCATACGCGGGGTATTCGATGGCGAGGTCGTAGTCTCCGGCGACAGATGTATACGGCCGCGATATAGACACTTGATCCTCAATACAGGAGGCCTTGAGATGTATACGCCAATACCCGGGTCGCCCAAGGTGGTGCCGGCCTCTGAGGCGCTTATGGGCGAGCCAGGGGGCAGGAGACTCTTGGTATGGGGAACCACCGAGTGGGGCCTCAGAACAGCCATGGCGTTAGCGGAGAGGGGCCACGACGTCGTCGTCGCCGACAATTCGGCGTATCTGCGCGACGTGAGATACTATCAAAAGGTGCGCGACAGACTTCAGAAGCTCGGCATTGAGGTGATACATTCAGCAATAGCCAAGAGGTTCAAGGATGGCGTTATGGAGCTCTCGGTTAATCTGGGCAAGAGGGGATGGGAAAGGAGGAGTCTCAAGATAGACGGGGTAGTCTCGGCCGTTCGCACTGTCAACATATACGTGCCCTTGAGGTTGGGCCTCAAGGTGTTCTACTCCTTCGAGCTAAACTCGTTGGTGCCGCGGAGAAACAGCTTTGGGGAGATACTCATGTTGGACGGGAAGGGCAAGTCGGCGGGCGGCTCGAACATATATGCGGCGGGCGAGCTGTACGGAGCGACCTACGCCCACATAGAGGAGGCGCAGGGAAGACTCCTCGCCGTATATCTGGCGTCTAAAATGGGCCGCGAGGATCCCGATAAGGCCGCCAAGGCCCTAGAGGACTTTAGAGCCAGGATAGCGCTGGAGGCCAACTGGCTCTACAACTTAGAC includes:
- a CDS encoding FAD-dependent oxidoreductase — protein: MNDHKDIMECRSWHCDVLRRPGSCSEEEFDVLIIGAGIGGLAAARELSRYDLKVGIVNEGPLGGHHALDRQPTVTDETAASIVERYRTEDVIRGVFDGEVVVSGDRCIRPRYRHLILNTGGLEMYTPIPGSPKVVPASEALMGEPGGRRLLVWGTTEWGLRTAMALAERGHDVVVADNSAYLRDVRYYQKVRDRLQKLGIEVIHSAIAKRFKDGVMELSVNLGKRGWERRSLKIDGVVSAVRTVNIYVPLRLGLKVFYSFELNSLVPRRNSFGEILMLDGKGKSAGGSNIYAAGELYGATYAHIEEAQGRLLAVYLASKMGREDPDKAAKALEDFRARIALEANWLYNLDLRLSRGTDYTDLYVEPNVIDVPGWPYFWPNGLDEIDGDQIVCPCTGLKISDVIKIVERINKGRVEIKVTSDSVNKLRHIKMPTLAELGGGPSPCFETLCVPNLAIIIGAIFAQKPSYVLYGKPKQLYESAL